The following DNA comes from Chloroflexota bacterium.
TACTACAAGATGATGCCGCAGGCGGGCAACATCACCATCTTCGACCGCTCGTGGTACTCCCGCGCCATCGTGCAGCCCGCTCTCGGATTCTGCTCGATGCGCCAGTATAGCTACTTCATGACGCATGTGAACGACTGGGAACGGCGGCTCGTGGACGAAGACTTGTCGCTGCTGAAGATATACCTGTCGGTGTCCAAAGAGGCGCAGGATTTGCGCTTTCGCATACGCCAAGACAGCGACCTGCAGTATTGGAAGTACTCGCCGACCGACCGCAGAGCGGCGGAGCGCTGGCAGCTGCTGACATACTTCAAGGAGCGCATGTTCGCGGTTACATCCACCGATTACGCGCCGTGGGTGATAATCGACTCCGACAACAAACATCAGGCGCGGCTGAACGCGATACATTACATCCTGAGCAGCTTCGACTACGACGGCAGAGACCTGAGCCTTAGGGCGGTGGACGCGAGCGTGAGCGCATCGCGGAAAACGCGAAATGTCATGGTCGATGGAGTGCTGTTCAGGCAGATGACGCCGGAGCAAGTCTCCGTGCTCGAACGGATAATGATACATGTCTAACGCCGAACTGCCCCAAACGGCTGCCGCGGGAGGGCTTGTGCTCTGCGGCGGCAACGCTCTACTAATTCGCAAGCACGGTCAGTGGGACATACCGAAAGGCAAGCGCAAGAAGAAGGAACACTTAGAGAAGTGCGCGCTGCGCGAGGTGGCGGAAGAGACGGGGCTGGACAAAGACATGCTGTCGGTCCGGCGCCACTTCTGCCGGTCGAGCTACATCACCTATTATGCCAGCAAGCCGGTGAACAAGACGGTTGACTGGTTCCTGATGGACTACGCCGGCACGCCAAACGACCGCCTGACCCCCGACCTGTCAGAGAACATCGACCTTTGCATCTGGGTCCCCTTCGCCGAACTGTCCGACAGAATGCGGCAAGCCCGCACCTACCTGCGCGGCGAAGTGGCGGCAGCAATCGAGGGGGCGCTGGGAGCGCCCGCGCCAGCATAATGTACGCTGTGCTGCATTCCAATCGAAATTGCCAATCAATTGAGTGAAGCACATATCTTACGGGGAATAGCCCATTACCGGAGCCGAATTAAGCATCGCGGCTGCATAGAATCCGTCATCGCTGATTTCTATCGGAATTGCAGTTCGCGCTTTGGGTTCTCCAGGTCCAGCCAATCCGCATCAACGGCTACGGATTCCTTTTGGTAAATTTGCAGGCGGTGGCGGCTGGTGTCGGTGATGATGATGCGGTCTTCCGGATCGACCTGCACGGAGTTGGGACGCCAAAGGCTGCGCTCCGGCTCTAGCGTGGCGCGGTGGCGTTCTCGCGCGAAATCCGGGCTGCCTAGGATAATCTCCAAGCCCCATTTCGAGAGCGACGCGTCGCCGGTGAACTTGAGCTGGTAGATGCCCTTGGGGTCGAAGACTTGCACTCGGTCGTTGCCCCAGTCCGCTACATATATATCGCCGCCTCTATCGACCGATACGCCCGACGGACGGTGGAACTGCCCGCTGCCGCTGCCGCGCGCGCCGAACGACATGATGAACTCGCCGTCCGCCGTGAACTTCTGCACGCGGTCGTTGCCCCAGTCGGAGACATACACGCAACCCTCGCCGTCGAGCGCGACGCCCCAAGGCATGCTGAACTCGCCTTCGCCGCTGCCGCGCGCGCCCCAGTCCATGATGTACTTGCCGTCCGCCGTGAATTTCTGGATGCGGTGGTTGCCCGCGTCCGCGAGGTACATGTTGTCGTCCGCGTCGAACGCGATGCCTGTCGGCTCTTTGAATTCGCCGCGCTCGCTGCCGTACAAGCCCCAGCGCGTTATCAGCGCGCCCGATTCGTCGTACACATTGACCCGTTGCGTGTGCTGCTCGGTGATATAGACCCGGTCGGCGCTGTCGATGGCGATGCCACCGGGCCAGCGCAGCTGCCCTTCGCCGCCCGCGCCCGGAGTGCCAAACTCGCCGTGAAAGTTCTCGTCGATGTCGATGATGGTAACGCGCGGCGTGGTCTCGGCGCGTCCGGCGACATATATCCTGCCCTTGGAGTTGAACGCCGTATCCACCGGGCACTCGAAGCTGCGCCCGCCAAGCACGCCGTGGCACCCTATCGTCTTCACATAGTGGTGCCCGACCCGAATATAGACTTGTTCCTTCGCCTTTTCTGTCGTCGTCATGCTTCACCCGTCCAATCTTAAAATCAGCGTTGCCAGCGTGAGAACGCCAACTATCTATGTTACCGCGAGCGTGAGGAAGAACCGCCACATGTTTCGGTTCGTTTCATCGAGTTTATCAATTATGTCGTCAAAGGAATTCACCCACCGAGTCTCCACATCAGGGCTACGGGTTAACTAACATGGTAAAACGATTTCACAAATCCCTAATGCTGTCATTCCCCTCTGTCTTTGTCATTCCCCACTATTTCTGTCATTCCGAACGCAGTGAGGAATCTGAAGCATGTCCCTGCGAAGGCAGGGATCGTCGCATGCAAACCTGTTTCCGACTTTAGATTCCTCGCTTCGCTCGAAATGACAGGCATAAATTGCATTTGTGAAAGCGTCTTATGGATACACAGAATGGACAGGATGGGGATGGAGTGTCTATCCTCCTTATCCTGTATATCCATGTTAGTTCTAGTAATTCGTGGCTACTGCAAGAACGAAATCTGCTCGTAAGTACCATCGACTATCGGCGCGGCGTCCAGCCCCAGCCACTGGTCTAGGATGCTGGAGTATAAGCCGCGGTAGTCGTAATTGAAGCGCAGGTCGCCGTCGAGCTGCTTTTCCGGGGCGAGCGAGGGATATTCGGCGTACATGCCGCCCTGCACTCGGTCGCCGATTAGGAACGAGCCGCCACCGCTGCCGTGGTCCGTGCCGTTGCCGTTGTCGCGCACGCGCCTGCCGAACTCGGTGAAGACGAGCATGACTACATTCTCGGACGCGTTGTGTTCACGCAGGTCGGCGAAGAAGTCTGATATTGCACCCGACACATCGAGCCAGAGCTTGTTCTGCGTCTCGACTTCGTTGGCGTGCACGTCGAAGCCGCCGTACTGCGTGTAGAAGACGCGCGTGCCGAGGTCCGCCAGATGCACCTGCGCCACGCCTCGCAGCGCCTGCGCAATGGAATTGTCCGCATACTCTATCGTGGACGAATACCGCTGCGGC
Coding sequences within:
- a CDS encoding polyphosphate kinase, with protein sequence MAMTQANHYSHNKDEILPQTEAQQYDVAAFRDVNYTAYRAELRELRLQLLMMQEWVMQEGKRVAVVLEGRDAAGKGSTASGITHYLNPRSAQVISQGVPTPKQMRNWLGTYYKMMPQAGNITIFDRSWYSRAIVQPALGFCSMRQYSYFMTHVNDWERRLVDEDLSLLKIYLSVSKEAQDLRFRIRQDSDLQYWKYSPTDRRAAERWQLLTYFKERMFAVTSTDYAPWVIIDSDNKHQARLNAIHYILSSFDYDGRDLSLRAVDASVSASRKTRNVMVDGVLFRQMTPEQVSVLERIMIHV
- a CDS encoding NUDIX domain-containing protein — encoded protein: MSNAELPQTAAAGGLVLCGGNALLIRKHGQWDIPKGKRKKKEHLEKCALREVAEETGLDKDMLSVRRHFCRSSYITYYASKPVNKTVDWFLMDYAGTPNDRLTPDLSENIDLCIWVPFAELSDRMRQARTYLRGEVAAAIEGALGAPAPA